From a single Candidatus Saccharibacteria bacterium genomic region:
- a CDS encoding CDP-archaeol synthase has protein sequence MNTVIDALYFFLPAGLANMAPVFATLVPGLKNINAPLDFGRSYRGRRIFGSNKTLRGIVSGGLLGSLTALAQFYASKPELLSAQSLGRCLLCGGAMGLAALLADAIKSFFKRQIGVAPGKPWIPFDQTDYILGGLLVSIQFVHLSALQVGSILVIYTGGHLLANFVGHRLGLRKSPI, from the coding sequence ATGAACACAGTTATTGACGCGTTATACTTCTTCCTTCCTGCAGGATTAGCCAACATGGCACCGGTTTTTGCCACTCTAGTACCAGGCTTAAAGAACATTAACGCACCCCTAGACTTTGGCCGCAGCTATCGAGGCAGGCGTATATTTGGAAGCAACAAAACTTTGCGCGGAATTGTAAGTGGCGGACTTTTAGGAAGTCTTACGGCGTTAGCTCAATTCTACGCCTCCAAACCAGAACTTCTAAGCGCTCAGAGCCTAGGCAGATGCCTATTGTGTGGTGGAGCAATGGGATTAGCTGCATTACTGGCTGATGCCATTAAAAGCTTTTTCAAAAGACAGATTGGCGTCGCGCCAGGCAAGCCTTGGATACCCTTCGATCAAACCGATTATATATTAGGGGGTCTGCTCGTTTCGATACAGTTCGTACACTTAAGCGCCTTGCAAGTTGGTTCTATTTTGGTGATCTATACTGGGGGACATTTACTAGCTAACTTCGTCGGCCATCGCCTCGGTTTAAGAAAATCTCCTATCTAA
- the tig gene encoding trigger factor, with the protein MQLNTTYQNPTLAMLEITASSEELNSIKNKVLKSLSSEIKVPGFRAGHVPSEVVEKNIDSNRLQSVFLDEAINLLYQAAVKKEKLRPVDQPKVSIKAFVPFTQLELDFEVPTVGPLKLGDYKKHKAKLLEAKVSDKEIQTVLDNLAIRASEYKLVERKSKQGDRVWIDFVGKDSKGNPIERADGKDYPLILGSKTFIPGFEENLSGFKAGDKTNFTVTFPKNYGQADLQNKKVTFEVSLNKVEEVIKPDFNDEFAKKMGPFKSIEQLKADIETQLQFEKDEASRRDYEAAVIKEISEKSSVELPQIIIDKQAEEMLGQFKRDLAAQGQTWPEFVKNLSKTEDEYLEEVIKPAAAERIKAGLVLSAIAEAEKLTVSESELDKRIMALKKQYSDAEMVKQLDKRENQQDIAARILSEKTIAFLTKKIN; encoded by the coding sequence ATGCAATTAAATACCACATATCAAAATCCTACTTTAGCCATGCTTGAAATTACAGCTAGTAGCGAAGAGCTCAACTCCATAAAAAACAAGGTACTAAAGAGCTTAAGCAGTGAAATAAAGGTTCCTGGCTTTAGAGCTGGACATGTGCCTAGTGAAGTTGTCGAGAAGAATATCGACAGCAATCGACTACAATCAGTGTTTTTGGACGAGGCAATAAATTTGCTTTATCAAGCTGCTGTAAAAAAGGAAAAGCTTCGGCCTGTCGATCAACCAAAAGTTTCAATAAAGGCTTTTGTGCCCTTCACGCAGCTCGAATTAGACTTCGAGGTACCGACTGTCGGGCCACTAAAACTCGGGGACTACAAAAAACACAAAGCAAAGTTGTTAGAAGCAAAAGTTTCAGACAAAGAAATTCAAACTGTTTTGGATAACTTAGCTATTAGAGCTAGCGAATATAAGTTGGTGGAACGAAAAAGCAAGCAGGGCGACCGTGTTTGGATAGATTTTGTTGGCAAAGACAGTAAAGGCAACCCTATCGAACGAGCTGACGGCAAAGATTATCCACTTATATTGGGTAGTAAAACGTTTATTCCTGGTTTTGAGGAGAACCTTAGCGGTTTTAAAGCAGGCGATAAAACTAATTTTACAGTTACTTTTCCAAAAAATTATGGGCAAGCTGACCTACAGAACAAAAAAGTAACTTTTGAGGTCAGTCTAAACAAGGTTGAAGAAGTTATTAAACCAGATTTCAATGATGAATTTGCCAAAAAAATGGGGCCTTTTAAGTCGATTGAGCAACTAAAAGCCGACATAGAAACACAGCTACAGTTTGAGAAAGATGAAGCCAGTAGGCGTGATTACGAGGCCGCTGTGATCAAGGAGATTTCTGAAAAATCGAGCGTTGAGCTACCGCAAATCATTATAGATAAGCAGGCTGAGGAAATGCTTGGTCAATTTAAGCGTGACTTGGCAGCTCAGGGGCAAACTTGGCCGGAGTTTGTTAAAAATTTGAGCAAAACTGAAGATGAATATCTTGAAGAAGTGATCAAACCAGCCGCCGCCGAAAGAATAAAAGCAGGGCTAGTGTTAAGTGCAATTGCTGAAGCCGAAAAACTTACAGTAAGTGAGAGTGAGCTTGATAAAAGGATAATGGCGCTTAAGAAGCAGTATAGTGATGCTGAAATGGTGAAACAACTTGATAAGCGTGAGAATCAGCAGGACATAGCCGCTAGAATTCTAAGTGAAAAAACCATAGCGTTCCTAACAAAAAAAATTAACTAA
- a CDS encoding ATP-dependent Clp protease proteolytic subunit — MNKHQSVLIPTVIEKEGQYERAYDIYSRLLKDRIIFLGDAVSEHTANLVVAQILFLENQDPDKDIIFYINSPGGSVYDALAIYDTMNFVKCDIQTVGIGMQASAAAFLLSSGTKGKRMILPNATVMIHQPSSGTRGKVTDQEIDLKESLRVKKLLEEIMVKNTGQKQSKIHDDMERDRWMTADEAVKYGIADKG; from the coding sequence ATGAACAAACATCAATCTGTTTTAATCCCAACAGTAATAGAAAAAGAAGGTCAGTATGAGCGGGCTTATGATATTTATAGTAGGCTTTTAAAAGACCGCATAATATTCTTAGGGGATGCGGTTAGCGAGCACACTGCCAATTTGGTGGTTGCACAGATTCTATTCTTGGAGAATCAAGATCCAGACAAAGACATCATCTTTTATATCAACAGTCCAGGCGGCAGCGTTTACGACGCTTTAGCAATCTACGACACGATGAATTTTGTTAAATGTGACATCCAGACAGTAGGAATTGGTATGCAGGCCAGTGCAGCCGCATTTCTACTCAGTAGTGGCACTAAAGGTAAGCGCATGATCTTACCTAACGCAACTGTTATGATTCACCAGCCAAGTAGCGGCACTCGTGGGAAAGTTACAGACCAAGAGATTGATCTAAAAGAAAGTCTAAGAGTCAAAAAACTTCTAGAAGAGATAATGGTTAAAAACACCGGACAAAAGCAGTCCAAAATTCATGATGATATGGAACGTGATCGCTGGATGACAGCCGACGAAGCCGTGAAATACGGGATAGCCGATAAAGGTTAG
- a CDS encoding DNA-directed RNA polymerase subunit beta: MAKVTLKAKNKQRIYYTKQDELDLPNLVDHQKRSFQWFVDEGLGELFGEISPIDDYTGQKLSVRFKQYHFEEPKMTENEARENNVSFEAPLKATLELTNKVTGEVKDQEIYLGDYPWMTDRGTFVINGAERVVVSQLIRSPGVFFTAEAGNNGTLYGAKVIPGRGAWLEFETANNGAIYVKIDRKRKIAVTTLMRALGMSDAQMRDAFKKVDNGKLSYIQATHDKDPAKGFNESLIEVYRRIRPGDLATVDNAKSLIENMFFNYKRFDFSRVGRYKMNKRLGMDIANTAENRVMRLEDLVAVVSEVIRLNNTQEPADDIDSLANRRVKLVGELVQRQFRIGLLRMERNAKDRMSMSEIETVTPAQLINARPVVAAVREFFASSQLSQFMDQINPLSELAHKRRLSSMGPGGLSRERAGFEVRDAHATHYGRICPVETPEGANIGLVLNMAMYTKINDYGFMETPYRKVVKGKVTNEVIYLDASEEEKAVIAAGGEPLDASGKFVNKRVSARNRLVAGTVDAADVTHMDAANRQIIGSSAGLIPFVEKNYVYRSLMGSNQQRQAVPLVNPEAPIVGTGLEGVVARNSGQVVLAEDDGEVVHAEANELVVSYAKVKKTYRPLHFVRSNEGTSINQKIVVRVGDKVKKGDIMIEGMSVSGGELALGKNLLVAFMPWNGYNFEDAIVISRKLVENDELTSVHIVDYMTEVRETKLGPEIVTSDIPNVSEEALRHLDEDGIVRIGAEVHPGDILVGKITPKGEQELSSEERLLRAIFGEKAKEVRDTSQRMSNGKHGKVVGVKIFSRATGHELKAGVIMQIQVFVAQMRKISVGDKLGGRHGNKGVIARVLPVEDMPFMEDGTPVDIVLNPLGVPSRMNVGQLFESHLGMAARALGINVASPSFNGVTNKKVKELLKEAGLPESGKQQLYDGRTGQPFQEHTTVGSMYMIKLNHMITDKIHARSTGPYTMVTQQPLGGKAQNGGQRFGEMEVWALEAYGASNTLQEMLTIKSDDVYGRSKAYESIIKGTEIVGPKVPESFNVLVKELQGLGLKVDLIEKSTEQSLDAETVLASTIKDEAEHMPAVEVPKDEISDIDVSEDAAISEEFAVVDSDGEQIEEVIANDIAAEEHDYSVDKDDEGTEV, encoded by the coding sequence ATGGCAAAAGTGACTCTAAAAGCAAAAAACAAACAACGAATTTATTACACAAAGCAAGACGAGCTAGATCTACCAAATCTTGTTGATCATCAAAAACGATCTTTTCAATGGTTTGTCGACGAAGGTCTGGGAGAGCTTTTTGGCGAGATTAGCCCAATCGATGATTACACCGGTCAGAAACTAAGCGTTAGGTTCAAACAGTATCACTTCGAAGAGCCAAAAATGACTGAGAACGAAGCACGTGAAAACAACGTGAGCTTCGAAGCACCCCTTAAAGCAACACTAGAACTAACTAATAAAGTTACTGGCGAAGTAAAAGACCAAGAGATTTACCTAGGCGACTACCCGTGGATGACTGACCGTGGCACCTTTGTTATCAATGGTGCTGAGCGAGTTGTGGTTAGTCAGCTTATTCGCTCACCCGGTGTATTCTTTACAGCTGAAGCCGGAAACAATGGCACACTTTATGGAGCCAAAGTTATACCTGGCCGTGGGGCATGGCTTGAGTTTGAAACTGCCAATAATGGAGCAATCTATGTCAAGATTGACCGCAAACGAAAGATTGCAGTCACAACTTTGATGCGTGCTCTTGGCATGAGCGATGCGCAGATGCGTGACGCCTTCAAAAAAGTTGATAACGGTAAGTTAAGCTATATTCAAGCTACCCATGACAAAGACCCAGCCAAGGGTTTTAACGAATCATTGATTGAAGTGTATCGAAGAATCCGACCAGGTGACTTAGCAACAGTTGATAACGCCAAAAGCTTGATAGAAAACATGTTCTTTAATTACAAACGTTTCGACTTTAGTCGTGTAGGTCGTTACAAAATGAATAAGCGCCTCGGTATGGATATTGCCAATACCGCCGAGAACCGTGTCATGCGACTCGAAGACCTAGTTGCGGTAGTTTCTGAAGTTATTAGATTAAACAACACTCAAGAACCAGCTGATGACATCGACAGCCTCGCCAATCGACGAGTTAAATTGGTTGGAGAATTAGTTCAAAGGCAGTTCCGTATTGGTCTGCTGCGAATGGAAAGAAATGCCAAAGATCGCATGAGTATGAGCGAAATCGAGACAGTTACTCCAGCTCAACTTATTAATGCTCGGCCAGTAGTAGCAGCCGTGCGAGAGTTTTTTGCCAGCAGCCAGTTGAGCCAGTTCATGGATCAAATTAATCCACTGAGTGAGCTTGCTCACAAACGTCGCCTAAGCTCGATGGGCCCTGGCGGATTGAGCCGTGAGCGAGCAGGTTTTGAAGTCCGTGATGCTCATGCAACGCACTATGGCCGAATTTGTCCTGTAGAAACCCCTGAAGGTGCCAACATTGGACTAGTTCTCAATATGGCTATGTATACCAAGATTAACGACTATGGTTTCATGGAGACGCCATACCGAAAAGTTGTTAAAGGCAAGGTAACAAATGAAGTAATATACCTAGATGCATCTGAAGAAGAAAAAGCCGTTATCGCAGCTGGTGGCGAGCCTTTAGATGCTAGTGGCAAATTTGTTAATAAGCGTGTTAGCGCCCGTAACAGACTAGTTGCCGGGACTGTAGATGCTGCCGATGTGACTCACATGGATGCAGCTAATCGGCAGATCATTGGTTCTAGCGCTGGCTTGATTCCATTTGTTGAAAAGAATTACGTATATCGTTCATTGATGGGTAGTAACCAACAACGTCAGGCCGTACCGCTAGTAAATCCCGAAGCGCCAATTGTTGGTACGGGTCTAGAAGGAGTAGTTGCGCGCAACTCTGGTCAAGTGGTTCTTGCCGAAGATGACGGTGAAGTTGTTCACGCAGAAGCCAACGAATTAGTCGTATCTTATGCGAAAGTTAAAAAAACTTATCGTCCTTTGCATTTTGTTCGTAGTAACGAGGGTACTTCAATAAATCAAAAAATTGTTGTGCGTGTTGGCGACAAAGTTAAAAAAGGCGACATAATGATTGAGGGCATGAGCGTATCCGGCGGTGAGCTCGCCCTTGGCAAGAACTTACTGGTTGCCTTCATGCCGTGGAATGGCTATAACTTCGAAGACGCTATCGTTATCTCACGTAAACTCGTAGAGAATGATGAGCTTACTAGTGTTCACATTGTCGATTACATGACAGAAGTTCGTGAGACCAAATTAGGCCCTGAAATTGTTACAAGTGATATTCCAAATGTTTCAGAAGAAGCGCTACGACATCTAGATGAAGACGGAATTGTCCGAATTGGAGCCGAGGTTCATCCGGGAGACATTTTGGTTGGTAAGATTACACCAAAAGGTGAGCAGGAACTTTCTAGCGAAGAGAGGCTATTGCGAGCTATTTTCGGCGAGAAAGCCAAAGAAGTCCGAGATACTTCTCAACGAATGAGTAACGGTAAACATGGTAAAGTTGTCGGTGTTAAAATCTTCAGTCGCGCGACAGGACACGAGCTCAAAGCAGGTGTCATTATGCAGATCCAAGTTTTCGTTGCCCAAATGCGCAAGATCAGTGTTGGCGACAAGCTTGGTGGCCGCCACGGAAACAAGGGCGTTATTGCCCGTGTTCTGCCTGTCGAAGATATGCCATTTATGGAAGATGGTACTCCAGTTGATATCGTTTTGAACCCTCTAGGTGTGCCGAGTCGTATGAACGTTGGGCAGTTGTTTGAGTCTCACCTTGGTATGGCGGCAAGGGCTCTAGGTATCAATGTTGCCAGTCCGTCTTTTAATGGTGTAACGAACAAAAAAGTCAAAGAGCTACTCAAAGAAGCAGGGCTGCCAGAAAGCGGTAAACAGCAGCTTTATGATGGCCGTACTGGTCAACCGTTCCAAGAGCACACCACAGTCGGCAGCATGTATATGATCAAGCTCAACCACATGATTACCGACAAAATACACGCACGATCAACGGGTCCATACACTATGGTGACTCAACAGCCACTTGGTGGTAAGGCCCAAAATGGTGGTCAAAGGTTCGGAGAAATGGAAGTTTGGGCGCTTGAAGCTTACGGCGCATCAAATACGCTTCAAGAAATGCTAACGATTAAGTCTGATGATGTATATGGACGCTCAAAAGCCTACGAATCAATAATTAAAGGAACCGAGATTGTTGGTCCTAAGGTTCCAGAAAGCTTCAACGTGCTTGTCAAAGAACTTCAAGGCCTAGGCTTGAAGGTCGATTTAATCGAGAAGTCTACCGAGCAGTCCCTTGACGCTGAGACAGTGCTTGCTAGCACTATCAAAGACGAAGCAGAACACATGCCTGCAGTCGAAGTGCCAAAAGATGAAATCTCAGATATCGATGTCAGCGAGGATGCTGCCATCAGCGAAGAATTTGCTGTAGTAGATTCAGATGGTGAACAAATAGAAGAAGTAATTGCTAACGATATCGCTGCCGAGGAGCATGATTATTCAGTCGATAAAGATGACGAAGGGACGGAGGTCTAA
- the rpoC gene encoding DNA-directed RNA polymerase subunit beta' encodes MRKYGTGVNISDFDAVRLSVASADDISRWSHGEVLKPETINYRTQKPERDGLFCERIFGPVKDINPHDAKYKGVRSREAAVDKNGEVVTKSIVRRERMGHIQLASPVAHIWFLRGTPSAVGLLLGMTVKNLERIAYFASYVVIDVDEAKLEQMLLDRETAYSNAQEAVKARYEAEAKEEGANVKALAQMQTKELEEIAKEFEELKAQLDSLRQFNLINETDFRNMPDELQELVHVDMGGSAIKRLLDQIDLDKLIEDLRAETEEAKGQRKKKLMKRLRMLEGMERAGIKPQSMCLTVLPVIPPDLRPMVQLTGGRFATSDLNDLYRRVINRNNRLKKLIELNAPEVIRRNEMRMLQEAVDALIDNNSTRSGRAVAATGQRRRLKSLSDMLKGKQGRFRQNLLGKRVDYSGRSVIVAGPELKIDQCGLPKMMALELFKPFVIGYLIENDHAHNIRSATRLIELGDAEVWDALDYVIRGKYVLLNRAPSLHRLSIQAFQPVLIEGKAIQLHPLVCKGFNADFDGDQMAVHLPLSDAAQAEAKEIMASNHNLLKPADGSPILHLEQDIVLGCYYLTYDRPGVEKKQRRSFSSLDEAIMARDYAELSLQDPIRVEFRGEVHDTTLGRILFNEVFPSDFPFVNEPMTKKMLGRVMAAVYQAYGQEKTAEIADDLKDIGFEYATGSGLSMGMDDFSEIVGLDKALAGGDKKAAEISKQYEDGFITNEERYRLTVDNWLDTDSEVQAMLTEQFASEDNSMSIAVVSGARGNIGQVKTAVGMLGVTMDTLGKAIELPIKSNYKQGLTPLEYFTATRGARKTMIDTALKTADSGYLTRRLVDVAQDVFTTNEELDDPGFPMYRQDAIDINVDYASRLVGRYAAAAVTGHVKKAQIITPEIAAAIEKDENVTVVRIMSALTAPSIRGIPQRSYGLDLATGQLVTEFHPIGVIAAQSIGEPGTQLTLRSYHGGGSAAADDITQGLPRVEELFEVRAPKGQAFLADIDGVVNVWEEGEKYIAQITADEGAKVELLLNGRTWKLKSGSSVAAGDVLATDDEGANPLVAPIAGHLEYNKKGSYLVPTKQSIVRYEIPGFKQVMVKDGDKVKAGQRLTNGSINLHDLMRLAGIEETQRYIMNEILRIFAAQGQNISDKHLEVIVRQMFSRVIIEDAGDSEFVTGDVVSKQAVLGENERLSAEGKGLVQYSQLLLGITKASLSTDSFLSAASFQDTTRVLIGAATSGKVDHLYGLKENVILGRRIPVGTGVKKVEDIDTDEQIA; translated from the coding sequence ATGAGAAAATACGGAACCGGAGTCAATATCAGTGATTTTGATGCCGTGCGTCTTAGCGTAGCTAGCGCAGATGATATTTCAAGATGGAGTCATGGCGAGGTCCTAAAACCTGAAACTATAAATTACCGAACTCAAAAACCTGAGCGAGATGGTTTGTTTTGTGAAAGAATTTTCGGACCAGTCAAGGATATTAACCCGCATGATGCTAAGTATAAAGGCGTAAGGAGTCGCGAAGCTGCTGTCGACAAGAACGGCGAAGTTGTGACCAAGTCGATTGTACGTCGTGAACGCATGGGCCATATTCAACTTGCTAGTCCTGTTGCGCACATTTGGTTTTTGCGAGGCACTCCTAGCGCGGTTGGCCTGCTACTGGGCATGACCGTTAAGAATCTTGAACGTATTGCATACTTTGCTTCCTATGTCGTTATAGATGTTGATGAAGCTAAGCTTGAGCAAATGCTGCTTGACCGTGAAACGGCCTACTCAAATGCCCAAGAAGCTGTCAAAGCTCGCTACGAAGCTGAAGCTAAAGAAGAAGGCGCAAATGTTAAGGCTTTGGCACAAATGCAGACCAAAGAACTTGAAGAAATTGCTAAGGAATTTGAAGAGCTCAAAGCTCAGCTTGACTCACTTCGCCAGTTTAACCTCATCAACGAAACAGATTTCCGCAATATGCCAGATGAGCTGCAAGAGCTAGTTCATGTGGATATGGGTGGTTCAGCAATTAAACGACTGCTTGACCAGATTGATCTGGATAAGCTTATAGAAGATCTACGTGCAGAAACCGAGGAGGCCAAAGGCCAGCGCAAGAAGAAGTTGATGAAACGACTGCGTATGCTCGAAGGTATGGAGCGAGCAGGTATTAAGCCTCAAAGTATGTGTCTGACTGTTCTTCCGGTGATCCCTCCAGATCTTCGACCAATGGTGCAATTAACCGGTGGACGTTTCGCTACTAGTGATCTTAACGACCTGTACCGTCGAGTGATAAACCGCAATAACCGCTTGAAGAAACTGATCGAGCTTAACGCGCCAGAGGTAATTAGGCGCAACGAAATGCGTATGCTTCAAGAAGCAGTAGATGCTTTGATCGACAATAACTCAACTCGATCCGGACGTGCTGTAGCCGCTACCGGACAGAGACGACGACTTAAGTCTTTGTCTGACATGCTAAAAGGCAAACAAGGACGCTTCCGTCAGAACCTACTTGGTAAGCGTGTTGACTATTCTGGCCGATCGGTAATAGTGGCCGGACCTGAGCTTAAGATTGACCAGTGTGGCTTGCCGAAGATGATGGCACTTGAGCTGTTTAAGCCATTCGTAATCGGCTATCTTATCGAGAACGATCACGCTCACAATATCCGCAGCGCAACTCGACTAATCGAACTTGGTGATGCCGAGGTTTGGGATGCACTTGACTACGTAATTCGTGGCAAATATGTGCTATTAAACCGAGCCCCAAGTCTTCACCGCTTGAGTATTCAGGCTTTCCAGCCAGTTTTGATCGAAGGCAAAGCTATCCAGCTACACCCATTGGTCTGTAAAGGCTTCAATGCTGACTTCGACGGCGACCAGATGGCGGTGCATCTTCCACTTAGCGATGCAGCCCAGGCAGAAGCTAAAGAGATCATGGCCAGTAACCACAACCTGCTCAAGCCAGCAGACGGATCTCCGATCCTTCACCTTGAACAAGATATCGTGCTTGGTTGCTACTACCTGACCTACGACCGTCCTGGAGTCGAGAAAAAGCAGCGACGAAGCTTTAGCTCGCTTGACGAAGCTATTATGGCTCGTGATTATGCAGAGTTAAGCCTACAGGATCCAATCAGAGTTGAATTCCGCGGTGAAGTACACGACACAACATTAGGCAGAATCCTCTTTAACGAGGTGTTCCCTAGTGACTTCCCATTTGTTAATGAGCCCATGACCAAGAAGATGCTTGGCCGCGTCATGGCGGCAGTTTACCAAGCCTATGGACAGGAGAAGACGGCCGAAATCGCCGACGACCTTAAGGATATTGGCTTTGAATATGCAACAGGATCTGGCCTTTCAATGGGCATGGACGATTTCAGTGAAATTGTTGGTCTAGACAAGGCACTTGCTGGTGGTGACAAAAAAGCTGCCGAAATTAGCAAGCAATACGAAGATGGATTCATCACCAACGAAGAACGCTACCGTTTGACAGTCGATAACTGGCTCGATACAGATAGTGAAGTCCAAGCAATGCTTACTGAGCAATTCGCCAGTGAGGACAACTCAATGTCGATTGCCGTTGTATCTGGTGCTCGAGGTAACATCGGTCAGGTTAAGACTGCTGTCGGTATGCTCGGCGTAACGATGGACACTCTTGGTAAGGCGATCGAGCTGCCAATTAAGAGCAACTATAAGCAAGGGCTCACACCACTAGAGTACTTTACGGCTACTCGTGGTGCTCGAAAAACTATGATTGACACTGCACTAAAGACGGCTGACTCTGGCTACTTAACTCGCCGATTGGTCGACGTCGCACAAGACGTCTTCACGACTAACGAAGAACTAGATGACCCAGGCTTTCCGATGTATCGTCAAGATGCCATCGATATAAACGTTGATTACGCTTCGCGTTTGGTTGGACGTTATGCTGCAGCCGCTGTGACTGGACATGTCAAAAAAGCCCAGATCATTACACCAGAAATTGCAGCCGCCATTGAAAAAGACGAAAACGTAACAGTCGTGCGTATTATGAGCGCTCTAACAGCTCCATCTATCAGAGGGATTCCTCAGCGTAGTTATGGCCTTGACCTAGCCACGGGCCAATTAGTAACTGAGTTTCATCCTATTGGCGTAATCGCTGCCCAAAGTATTGGTGAACCAGGTACGCAGCTAACGCTTCGTTCTTACCACGGTGGTGGTTCGGCCGCTGCCGACGACATCACCCAAGGTCTACCTCGAGTAGAAGAGTTGTTTGAAGTTCGTGCGCCTAAAGGACAAGCCTTTTTGGCAGATATCGACGGAGTTGTTAATGTTTGGGAAGAAGGTGAGAAATATATCGCCCAAATCACGGCCGACGAAGGCGCAAAAGTAGAACTACTGCTAAACGGCCGGACTTGGAAGCTCAAATCAGGCAGTAGTGTCGCAGCTGGCGACGTACTAGCTACAGACGATGAGGGCGCAAACCCATTGGTCGCTCCGATTGCTGGACACCTAGAGTACAACAAAAAGGGCAGCTATCTTGTACCGACTAAGCAGAGTATTGTTCGCTATGAAATCCCTGGTTTCAAACAGGTGATGGTAAAAGATGGCGACAAAGTCAAGGCTGGACAACGTCTAACTAACGGTTCGATCAATCTTCATGACCTAATGAGACTAGCTGGAATCGAAGAGACCCAGCGCTACATCATGAACGAGATCCTTCGTATTTTTGCCGCTCAAGGTCAGAATATTTCCGACAAGCACCTAGAAGTGATTGTTCGACAGATGTTTAGCCGTGTCATTATCGAGGACGCTGGTGATAGCGAGTTCGTAACCGGAGACGTAGTTAGCAAGCAAGCTGTCTTAGGCGAAAACGAGCGTTTGAGTGCCGAAGGCAAGGGGCTAGTGCAATACTCTCAGTTGCTGCTTGGAATCACGAAGGCATCGCTTTCTACAGATTCATTCCTTAGCGCCGCAAGTTTCCAGGACACTACACGTGTACTAATTGGTGCTGCTACAAGTGGTAAAGTCGATCATCTTTATGGGTTGAAAGAAAACGTTATCTTGGGTCGCAGGATCCCAGTTGGAACGGGTGTCAAAAAAGTCGAAGATATCGACACCGACGAACAGATTGCATAA
- the rpsL gene encoding 30S ribosomal protein S12 encodes MPTINQLVRKPRRIIRAKTKSPALQRVVNNLKTKSYEKDGPFKRGVCVKVTTKTPKKPNSALRKVARVRLNNGYEVWAYIGGEGHNLQEHAVVLVRGGRVPDLPGVRYHIVRGALDLQGVNNRKRGRSKYGTKKDGTALEGGQK; translated from the coding sequence ATGCCAACAATAAATCAACTAGTGAGGAAACCTCGCCGTATTATCAGGGCCAAGACAAAGTCTCCGGCCTTGCAGCGAGTTGTCAACAACCTCAAAACCAAGTCTTACGAAAAAGACGGCCCGTTCAAACGAGGCGTCTGCGTAAAAGTAACTACCAAAACACCCAAAAAACCAAACTCAGCTCTACGTAAGGTAGCTCGTGTTCGTTTAAACAATGGCTACGAAGTATGGGCCTATATTGGCGGTGAAGGTCACAACCTTCAGGAACATGCGGTAGTGCTAGTTCGTGGCGGTCGTGTGCCTGACCTTCCTGGTGTGCGGTACCACATAGTGCGTGGCGCACTTGACCTTCAGGGAGTAAACAACCGTAAGCGTGGACGTAGTAAGTACGGTACCAAGAAGGACGGGACGGCATTAGAAGGAGGTCAAAAATGA
- the rpsG gene encoding 30S ribosomal protein S7: MRKTTKALVREKLPDRKYDNEMVQRLINRVMRDGKKQLAERLVYEGMELAAKKVNSDNPLEVFDKAFKNITPFVETRSRRVGGANYQIPFEVKGQRQKHLAIMWFVAAARAKKGIPMSQRIAAELADAYNQTGTAFKKKDDTHKMAESNRAFAHFAR, from the coding sequence ATGAGAAAGACTACCAAAGCTCTAGTAAGAGAAAAACTACCAGATCGCAAATATGACAATGAGATGGTCCAGAGACTTATTAATCGTGTCATGCGTGATGGTAAAAAACAGCTCGCTGAACGTTTGGTTTACGAAGGTATGGAACTAGCGGCCAAGAAGGTTAACAGCGATAACCCATTAGAGGTTTTCGATAAGGCTTTCAAAAACATCACTCCGTTTGTCGAAACTCGCTCTCGCAGAGTCGGTGGCGCTAACTACCAGATTCCATTTGAAGTAAAAGGTCAGCGCCAAAAACACCTAGCAATCATGTGGTTTGTAGCTGCTGCTCGTGCCAAAAAAGGCATTCCAATGAGCCAACGTATTGCAGCTGAACTTGCTGATGCTTATAACCAAACTGGTACAGCGTTCAAGAAAAAAGACGATACTCACAAAATGGCCGAATCTAACCGAGCCTTCGCTCACTTCGCGAGATGA